tatcacgaaagtacaatcagattctaaaatttatcacgaaagtgcaatcacaccataaaacttttaaaaagtgcaattaatgaaaggacttgattagattaatttgaCATATTTTAGGACGTGATtactcttttgaaaattttaggacccaattgtattttcgtgacaagttttaggatttagttgtatattttgaaaattttaagacttaattgcactctTGTAACAAATTCTAGGACTTCCAACGCacctatccaaaaagaaaaaaaaacacacacacacacacaaagctGTGACCTAGATAGTAAGTGAGTTTGCTCCTCTACTTTTGAGTCTTGTTGGGAACATTTCCCAAGTAAAATTTCGAATGCATTGAGCCGATATAAGAAAGtgtgccttcaaatttgttAAGTTGTAGATTTGTCAAAGAACGCAAACACTGGCCTAGACACCACTTGATCTCTGAGCTAGAACAATGAGATTAACTAAAGATAGACCCAATCAATTCGTGGACTCTACCGAGTATCCAGCCCATACATGATTTGCAATTATTAAGATTTCATATTAGATGTCGAATGGATTTGGGCAGGccaggagaaagaaaaggatttgcTTGACTAAACCTTAATGACAAGCATTTCTCCCCGTGCGCATGTTAGGaataggaaaatattatcatgAAATTATCTTAAATCTGAGTGATTTTACATGTCAACATTTACGGATTTCAAAAGTTTCACGTGCTTGACATTGTATGAGTATCAAAACATGGGAATCTCAATATTCAAAGTACTTACAAAGGAGTTTTACCAAATTCGCCTACTTTTTTCTGATCttctcaaatcatttcaaatctaTAGAGATTTGGAGGGATCGCAAGAGATAGCACGTATATTTATGTCTCTTTTCGACTTATGCCCGTTATGTTGTCTATAAAATAAGTTGTCTATTAAACGGAAAAGATAATGGTATCGTTATTAATTAGATTCATTTCCgatcttttctcttcttcaacgATACGTGAAGTACCCGAAATTCTTGATTTCCTTTATTTACTTGTATAAGTATCTTAACAGcgataaaaaatcaaatcgttccctctcctttcttttctcttgtgaGGTCATGTTTCTTTCCATTCCCTTCTAATCATGTCATCCCATGTCAAAGGGAGGCGAGATGTTCGAGTGACTTATAACTGGATTTGGGTCCATAACCATGGGTTTCAATGTGCAAAATCTTCCAGAGAAGCATGTATGCAGGAAGAAAGGCTCTGTAAGATCCAGTATAATAAGTATTTCCACCAGTGATAGGAGATGTAAGGATTAATAAgagtaaataaaagaagaaagaatcgGAAGCTACTTATTAGTAGTGATGGAACGCCATAAATGAGATTTCAAGAGAAATAAACGCTTTAAGGATTCGatcaaataatattattatggTTCATGGCGATCTCATTGTTCCTGCCAGGTGGAGAGGACCAGAAGGCAGTTGTGAGAGCTAGACAAGAAGTCAGGGAAACACGTGAGAAACAAGAGGGCGTGGAGGTTGTCGAGAAGGTGGTCAACGAGCAAGCCGGAATTGGGATGCAGAGCTTTGACATAATGCAATGGCGATACCGAAGGTAGCCGAGCTGCACATTCAGAAGATCGATAGGAAAACGAATTCGAGGAATGAGAAAACGACCTTACCGACCCTACAAAGCTTTGCCTTTGCCTCATTCATGGTGCTTCAGAATGCAGATTTAGAAGTCTGGAAAGATGGCTTATCATGTTTGCAGATTGTTAATCATAAGAAATTATATGATGATCACGACGCAGTTTACGTTCCTGTTTTCATATGCTGGGGTTACGTAATTTGCTTAATGGTATTCAATGTCGCGGCTGTTAACTTTCATTGAGAAGAGAATTTTCCTGCATTAACGATTCAACACGGACACGTGTGGATGAAGATgaacatgaaaaaataatttagtgcAAAAGGATTGACGTTTGGATTATTTTTGGGAACACAAATTCGGATTACTTGCAATGTAATGGTGATTCAACTTCTATTTAGACTATCTCAAAGAGTATACTCCATCATCCAAGAAAACTGTGGATGCTAGAATGCTTTTTGAAGGACACTCGGGCTCCTATTTGATCTGTTAATAGATGAGTCCACATGCACCTAGAGTTGCTTCTGACCTTAGGCAGATTTGGTCGGaggagggaaaaaggaagaattttCTAGCAGTAACTAGGACCCTTATATCGGCAATTGAAGAATCACTTGTCAGTCCTCTTAGATTCATTCGCTCCTGGAGCTTCGGCTTCTGCTTAATTTCCAAATCCAAGTTCTGACATGTCTTGCCTTGCCATCAAGTTCCTGAAGAATGCAAATGCAATCGCTCATGAGCTCGATATGACTAGATCAAAGTTTAGAACACAACGTCCTTGAACAGTTAAAAGGATTTGACAGAATAGCATTGTAAAAAGATTTGACTGAGAGAAGTGTACTTTTGGACAGGTTCCCAACAAATCATCCCTCAAACCCTCTAAGATTAAGACTGTAAAGGGCAGAAAGTAGAGAGGAGatgcaatcaaattttataattgtttCACTCCATGTGGAATGATTCTTTTTGCAGCCGAAATACATATCGAATTACTCATATTATGCAGCTCATCCTTGAGTCCTCAAGGTGCATAAGCACAACCAAGAAATAGTATAATCTACCACACAGAATGATTGAACTTTGCTGCAATCAATCAGAAAGCTTGAGTGCAATCACATCCTCTATCTTCTCGGGGAGACACTTGCCTACTAGTCTGGACAAGTTAACTTATTCTTGAAGCACTTCAAGTGACttccaaaatctaaaacatGAATCAGCATACCATTTAAGCAGCATCACAATAATCCCTTCCTCAAACTCTCTTTCTATCACACAATTGGAAAATAAAGTAAGTTCAATCCAGATGGAGCAGCTCATGACAACCATATGAATCTGTTTTGTCGTCCGCCTTTTCATATGCATACATTGAGATTGTTCAAACTacattaaattagaaattttgaagaaGGATATTGTGTGATAGGAGATCATATgttgtgtgaaaaaaaaaatctacaaaacCCCCTATTTTTGCAGCTCTTTAAGTAAATGGAGCAGTCCTATTACTTTGCCCATGACGCACATACAAGAATAGAAAATTGATCTATCTGAGAGCCACTAGGGTCACTTACTTTGCCATACGACACTCCAAATACTTCTTTGAGAATCTTCTACATGTTTCAGATTGATGACTCGAAGATTTGAGACAATCAAGATAATCCTTCTTCTCCTGAAGCGAAAAGTTAGCCAGAATATCATTAGCTAAGTACTAAAATCCAAAAAGGCCACAATCAAAATTTTGCAGGGGACAGCTGATTCTGGGAATCTATACCATAAAAGGCACGAAACGAGTACCTGGTCGCATTCGTGCATGTGATCCAAGGGGAAGATACCTTTTTCTGGAGGTACCGGTCGCAATCCCCTATTCCCTCCAAATGCCCCACCTGCGATGATTGCCAATTACAGATGAAGATGGTCATGTAAGCGAGATACTAAAGCCGCTACTCCTAAACTTGTTACCAAAAACTAGTACTGCCGCCACCGCTCCTACTGCCCCCTTTAACACCATTCGCCTTGACGAGCAATGACACCACCAAGTTCTGAAATCGCAGCCGCCACCACTACTACTAGTTCCCAAAAGAGAATGGTCAATCTTAAATTGTGGGAAACACAAGTGTAGACCAGAACTACTTCACTAGCATATATGCCGAATACCCAGCTCAAAAATGTTATTGGAGAATGAAAAACTACTGATCTGTTACCTGTGCAATCTCTACAGTGGATGTTATGACTCCCTCAAACAAAGCATTGCTGCGCTTCTCAGTACCCTCATGTGTCACTATCGATATAAttttcagagaaaaaaaaaaataccatcaTTTTGATCTGTTATTTTCTCATGCCAAGAGGAAATAACTTGAATATATGACACTCTATGGTCAAACCTGGGTCAAATTCAAGAACACCCATCCGCTAGAAGAAATCAAAACGCCGACTCCAGCCTTCGAGAACGAAAACCCTTTGAAAGATTGCTTTCGAAAAGATGGACGCGAGTTCTCATCACCCTCCTCCCTTCGCGGTCTCTCCCGACAGAATCGTTGAGCAAAACGGGGAATtggaaaatagagagaagaagaagatgatgtttaCCAGCACTCATCACGAGCTGAAACGCAAATCGGGCATCCGTTGGAGACTCCGCAGATCAATTCCCTCCGCCCCCTCTCGACGCTTAATGGAGGCGCCGGCCAGGAACCGCCGAGAGAATCGTCTCTTCCATGGCCGTCATGCGAGAGCCGCCGTcgaccagagagagagagagagagagagagagagttcaaagCTGCGCTGTGCATGGTCCGTTTCCGAAATTTGGGCCTGGTTCGGGTCGGTTCCATGGGcccggttcgggtcgggtccaTGGGCCCCAATACTTACACGTGTCGTCCACCctctatctccctctctctcatctctctccgGTTCACCCCTCCACCATCGGCCCCGCCGCGTGGCCGTGGCCGCGCTCACCGGGAGGCAGTCGCGCGGCCCGCTCCACGGCGGCGGCGCCACCAAACCAAGAGCAAGTTCCCATAATTTGGGCCATTCTGTAGTTCAACCGCAAGCTCAGCTCAATTTCACGATTcaatctcttaatttttttcacatcACCTATTGTTGTGACCGAAGCCGATTGTCTACTTTTCAATTGACCTGAGTAATCCTATTCAGTACCGGAACTTCGGGTACTGTCGGGCAAACGAGTGACCTGGCAATGGGCTACATTGTGCTGGAGTGTACGCGTGTACCGTGACAATGGGTAATTTGCGGTCCTAGAACAACGACGCGTGAGGGCTGAAGTAGGTCCGCCTGAAAATCACTGCCGAAAAGATGCGATTAAGCTTGAATAGAATGTCTGGAGCTTGACAAGAAAGCCATGGGAGTCAATCTGTTGATAGAGCCAAGAAAGCGAGTACATTTAGTTGTTGATTTTAGTCAGGGTGTTTGGGCAGATGATTGGTGTGCTGATGGTTAGCAGGacagaaggagaaaatattatgtACCCTAATAGCATCACGTCATTTTTACTCTGAATCATTCAGAATGTGACACCTGTCCTCAAGCGGTCCATGTTGTTCTACTTCAAACCTTCAAACCGTCATCAGGAGGGAGTGTTGCCATCATCGGAGAATGAGCGTTATTTGGGAGAGTCGTTAGGTCAAAAAAGAGAGGCtagagtgagaagagagagagagagaaagaagcgcTGAGTTGAGGACTAGAagatggagagaagagagagcaaACATGGCGGGCCCCAAGGACAAGTGTCACACTCTGAATGATTTAAAGTAAAAATGACATGGTACTGTTAGAGTACATAATGTTTTCTCGGACGAAGAAGAACAGAAGACAGAGGTCGAAGTGGTCAGAACTTAGATCCAATTCGTTTCCTAGTTCTCATGTTGTTGTGAATGTGTCATGGGAAAAGATGTGATGCACTTTTGTCTCCCTTTCCCCTGGATTTCGCacattttcctctgtttttttcttcttctttttttctgaatttgctGCCTTCTATTCCTTCTTCTATATCTTTCGAACATATAAAACTATATCATGCCGATGTCATCAGTACTGAACTGGATGCAACCCATCAAAAGTTTGGGTACAGTTTAAAAACATTGGTGGCCGCTCACCTTATAGTACAATGACATTCAACATGTGTGATGGGGGGAAAAGTAGAAACGCCTTTTCAGTTCGCATTTCCGTCATTTTGCATTATAACGTGTTAGGGATTTATAATTAGCACTTCATATTAAGGCACTTTTTGcatttctgtttcttcttgCACATGTCAGAGTTTACATGTCCATTTTATCATCTTTTTGTTGATACATATCCAGAGTATAGGCACTCTTTGTTGCATGAAGAATGAAACTGTAAAAGAAGACATGGAAGAACCTCATTCAGTTAGCAGTCCAAGTAGAATTCTCAGTCTATCGAAGAAGAAACAAGCAAGTTGTTTCCTTTCAGATTCAGATGATAAAGCTTATGGCTTTGGATTGTCTGGAGAACGTGGGGCCAAACTTCAAAGGTCTATGGATTTGTAGGATCTATCACGACCGGTGTGGCTACAGGTCCACCTCTCGTGCTTCACAAATACACTGCGGCGCTTTGGTTTTATTTCCATGTTGATCTATTAATATGCCAGCGTGATTAATTCTTTGGAACATGGATGAGTAGAATTTTATTTCGGGTTTCTTCGTGCGCTCTTTGGGTCATCCTCCACTAGTCTTTAGACTATAACGGCCTATTGCATTGCTTGGACCTCTCTTGAGCCTAGTGATTTAAAGATTTCTTTCAGCTTGTCATGGCTTGTTGTCCCCCCAATATTTGCTAGATCAATGAATTATCTTCCTATTTAATcaatgatgatatatgacttGCTAGGTATGACAACGTGCATCAAATTTCTGTTGCTTTGAAATTCTTTAACAACCCTTTCCCTTCCTTATGTCGCCAAATATTACACTAGATAACCCTTAACCAGAGATCCACAATGAAAGCTAGAAAATTACTAGAAAATCAGTTGATGATTGGTGAGCAATTTAA
This genomic stretch from Eucalyptus grandis isolate ANBG69807.140 chromosome 3, ASM1654582v1, whole genome shotgun sequence harbors:
- the LOC104444511 gene encoding cytochrome c oxidase assembly protein COX19; amino-acid sequence: MSAGGAFGGNRGLRPVPPEKGIFPLDHMHECDQEKKDYLDCLKSSSHQSETCRRFSKKYLECRMAKNLMARQDMSELGFGN